One window from the genome of Nicotiana sylvestris chromosome 9, ASM39365v2, whole genome shotgun sequence encodes:
- the LOC138878180 gene encoding uncharacterized protein encodes MVAWLSYLVITREAIYKGLEFMFGTIVNQPPEIQDFKFKSLDDLAQLLDKKLSGLNVRPIDLSKKFADRIETVSDYKTETWSEFNKLKGIVKPNSRYADKPRMQTYYYPRPTPQDVLIEERDWNQTNTSYSGFTGQLRGWWDNYLSVEEKAFVINATAVDEGVDNIGMALVKGREDAVYTLILTILEHFNGRFTSNHETIRTLLNGLRCKTLSEFRWYKDTFMSRVMELPENKYEHWKAKFIDGLPSLFAERVRKVLRGSYGEIQYGNYTYGKLIGVCTQEGLNLCNELKLSRQLKIDKLKEKSQLGDFCTQFGLPGTSTQSRKKKKNRYHRYPNPDSPYKKKRSRYRSKEERDTRKAHRKSTRFTKNRSKRDLADIKCYKCGKFGHISPNCKLQMLKTLELDDELRDKVYGLLYTSGEIENLKKDIKSLKQNQMNCDHRITQIEKNNSLTDFPTDFSAKGISESHIVTLPYEENFSEDDIPTKSRPCQMNAELVEFCKNEIDSLLQKGLIKPSKSPWSCSAFYVNNAAEKERGIP; translated from the exons atggttgcatggctctcat atctggtgataactcgtgaagcaatctacaaaggattggagttcatgtttggcacaattgtcaatca acctcctgagattcaggattttaaatttaaatctcttgatgacttagcacaACTCCtcgataaaaagctttctggtttgaaTGTTAGACCAATTGATTTATCTAAAAAGTTTGCTGATAGAAttgagaccgtttctgattataaaactgagacatggtcagagtttaataaactcaaaggtataGTTAAACCCAATAGTAGGTATGCTGACAAACCAAGGATGCAAACTTATTATTAtccccgtcctactcctcaagatgtgttgattgaggaacgcgattggaatcagactaatacgtcttatagcg gctttactggccaacttcgtggctggtgggataattatttATCTGTTGAAGAAAAGGCTTTCGTTATTAATGCTACAGCCGtagacgaaggtgttgataatataggtatggctctagttaagggtagagaagatgcagtgtatacccttatccttacaattttagagcatttcaatggtagatttacctcaaatcatgagaccatcagaaccttacttaatgggcttagatgtaagacccttagtgaatttagatggtataaagatacttttatgagtagggttatggaactacccgagaataaatatgagcattggaaagctaagtttatagacggcctcccttccttatttgctgaaagggtaaggaaagtattaaggggtagttacggtgaaattcagtatggtaattatacctatggtaaacttataggagtgtgtacacaagaaggattaaacttgtgtaatgagctaaagctttctagacagcttaagattgataagcttaaagagaaatcccaattaggtgacttttgtacccagttcggtttacccggaacctctactcaaagtaggaagaagaagaaaaacagatatcataggtatcctaacccggatagcccgtataagaaaaagaggtctagatataggtctaaggaagagcgtgatactagaaaagcgcatcgaaaatctactcgatttacgaagaatagatcaaagagagatctcgctgatattaagtgttataagtgtggaaagtttggtcatatttctccaaattgcaagcttcaaatGTTGAAAACCTTGGAACTAGATGATGAGTTacgcgataaggtttatggcttgttatacacttcagg cgaaattgagaatttgaaaaaagatattaagtctcttaaacaaaatcaaatgaattgtgatcaccggattactcaaattgagaaaaataattctctaactgATTTTCCAACTGATTTTTCGGCTAAAGGAATTTCCGAATC gcatattgtaactcttccttatGAAGAAAACTTCTCCGAAGATGATATCCCTACTAagtctcgaccttgccagatgaatgctgaattggtcgaattctgcaaaaacgagattgacagcttgttacaaaagggtttgataaaaccctcaaaatctccttggtcatgttctgccttttatgttaataatgctgcagaaaaggaacgtggtattcct